In Thalassococcus sp. S3, the sequence GCAGCCACAGCCTGAGCCGGGTTTTGGAAGGCGGCTCATCGGTGATCGTGTCGGGCGTCATATCTCTCCTCCCGACAGGCTGAGCGCGTGGCCGTTCACTGACCGCGCCGCATCCGAGCAGAGCCAGAGGGCCGTTGCAGCGACCTCTGCGGGGTCGATCAGCCGGCCCTGCGGATTGCCCGCGATCAACTCTGCCACGGCCGCGTCTCGCGAACGGCCTGTCGCGGCAGTGATCTTGTCGATGGAGGCGTCGAGAAGCGGCGTATCGACGAAGCCCGGGCAGATGGCATTGACGGTCACACCCGTTCCCGCAAGCTCGACAGCCAACGCCCGGGTCAGGCCGATCACGCCGTGTTTTGCTGCGCAATAGCCGGACACATAAGAATATCCCTTGAGACCGGCTGTGGAGGCCACGGCGATCATCCGCCCCGTCTGCGCCTTGACGTCGGACAGGGCCCCGCGCCACAGGTTGAAGACACCGACCAGATTGACGTCCAGCATCGCCGTCAGATCATCCCGCGTCATCTTGCCAAAAGGCGCGCTGGAAGCTGCACCGGCATTGGCGATGGCAATGGAAACGGGGCCATTTTTCTTGCAAGCCGCCTCAAGCGCTGCATCCACGGCCTCCGCGTCGGTCACATCGCAAGGCACCGCGAGGGCGCCCGTTTTCTCTGCCACCTCGTTCAACGGCTCGGCCCGGCGACCCAGTATGGTCACTTTGGCGCCCGCCTCGGCATAGGCCTCTGCCAGGGCCGCGCCAACGCCGGATCCGCCACCGGAAATCACGGTATGGGCGCCCGCGACGCTCATACCTTCATCTCCCCCTCCGCCGCGCGGTCGGCGAGGCGCCAGGCCTGATCGCGACCGGCGAGATAGGGGAGCGGCCAGTCGGCGTGACGGTCGCCGATTTCGGTGGCCGCGTGGAAGGTCCAGTAGGGATCGGCCAGATGCGGGCGGCCCACACAGACCAGATCAGCTCTGCCTGCCAGCAGGATCGAGTTCACGTGATCGGGCTCGTAGATATTGCCGACTGCCATCGTGGCGACGTCTGCCTCGTTCCGGATCCGGTCCGAAAACGGCGTCTGAAACATGCGACCATAGACCGGTTTAGCCTCGGTCGAGGTCTGGCCGGCTGAAATGTCGAGGATATCGGCACCCGCCGCCGAGAACATCGCGGCAATTTGCACAGCGTCCTCGGGCGTGATCCCGTCATCGCCCACCCAATCATTGGCGGAGATGCGGACGGACATGGGCTTTCCCTCGGGCCACGCGGCGCGCATGGCTTTGAAAACCTCCAACGGGTAACGCATGCGGTTTTCCAGCGATCCGCCATAATCGTCGGTACGAATGTTGGAGAGCGGCGAGATAAAGGACGAGATCAGATAGCCGTGGGCGGCGTGCAACTCGATCATGTCAAAGCCCGCGCGGTCCGCCATCTTCGCGGCGGCAACGAATTCGTCCCGGATCGCATCCATGTCCGCGCGCGTGATCTCGCGCGGGACCGGGTTTTCCTCGGACCATGGAATGGCGGAGGCCGACAAGGTCTCCCAGTTGCCGTCGGGAAGGGGCGCATCCATCCGCTCCCATCCCAGCTGGGTCGAGCCCTTGCGCCCCGAATGGCCGATCTGGCAGCAGATCTTGGCTTCGGTCTCCGCATGCACGAAATCGGTGAGGCGGCGCCAGGCCGCCTCATGCTCGGGCGCGTAAAGGCCGGGGCAGCCATGGGTGATGCGGCCCGTGTCGGACACGCACGTCATCTCGGTATAGACAAGGCCCGCGCCGCCCTTGGCGCGCTCGCCATAATGGATGAGATGCCAATCGGTGGGGCAGCCCTCGACCGCCTTGTATTGCGCCATGGGCGAGACGACGACGCGGTTGGCGAGATGCATCTCGCGCAGGCGGAAGGGGGCGAACATGGGCGCACGGATGGGCGCGTTCTGCCGCGCGCCCGCCTGATCCTGAAACCATTTCTCCGCTGAACCCAGCCAGTGCCCATCGCGTTCGCGCAAGTTTTCGTGGCTGATCCTCTGGGACCTTGTGAGCAGCGAATAGTTAAGCTGCACCGGGTCGAGATCGAGATACCGCTCCACATCCTCGAACCATTCCAGCGAGTTGCGAGCCGCCGATTGCAGACGTAGAACCTCAAGCCGGCGTTCGTCTTCGTAGCGCGCAAAGGCAGCTTCGATGCTTTGCTCTTCGGTCAGCAATTCGGCAAGCGTGGCGGCACTTTCCATCGCCAGCTTGGTGCCGGAGCCGATGGAGAAATGCGCGGTCGCCGCCGCGTCGCCCAATAGAACGACATTGTCGTGAGACCACTTTTCGCAGAGCACACGGGGAAATTGGATCCAGGCGGAACCGCGGATGTGGTTGGCGTTGGTCATGAGGGCGTGACCGCCGAGATAATCCTTGAAGATGTCCTCGCAGACCGCGATGGATTCCTGCTGTGTCATTTTGTCGAAGCCGAAAGCCTCGAACGTCTCGGGCCCGCATTCGACGATGAATGTCGCGGTGTCGTCATCGAATTGATAGGCGTGGACCCAGATCCAGCCCTTGTCGGTCTTTTCGAAGATGAAGGTGAAGGCGTCGTCGAATTTCTGATGTGTGCCCAGCCAGACGAAATGGCATTTGCGCACGTCCACATTGGGCTGGAAACTGTCGGCGAATTCCATGCGTGTCTTGGAGTTCAGCCCGTCGCAGGCGACCACGACATCGTAATCGTCCTTGTAGCGGCTGGCGCTTTCAATCTCCGTCTCGAAGCGGAGATTTACGCCGAGTTCCCGCGCGCGGGCCTGCAGGATCAACAAGAGCCTCTTACGCCCGATGCCGCAGAAGCCATGGCCAGACGAAACAAGACGCTGGCCCTTGTGATGCAGCGCGATGTCATCCCAATAGGCGAAATGGGCCCGGATCTCCTCGGCACTGACGGGGTCGTTCGCGGCAAGGTTGCCGAGCGTTTCGTCTGACAAAACCACGCCCCAGCCGAACGTGTCGTCTGGGCGGTTGCGCTCCAACACGGTAATATCCGCATCCGGCTGACGCAGCTTGAGCGAGATTGCAAAATAGAGGCCGGCAGGACCGCCGCCGAGGCATAGAACCTTCACCCGAACCCTCCCCAGGTCTTCGTTTGGTGACATTTGGGAAAGGCTGGGCCATGTCGGAATTTATTTCAAGTATAAAATTTCAAACCTAAAGCAGTTTTGGATAAAGCTGCGCAGCATTTGGGCAATCTCTATCTGGACAGAAATGTCTAGACACAAGTGCCCAGAGCGAATTAGCGTCCTCTCAAAAGACGGTCAGAAGGGAGAGTCGCGGATGAAATCGCAATATCGAGTCGTCGTAATTGGCGGCGGAGTGGTGGGGGCATCGGTCCTTTATCATCTGGCAAAGTTCGGCTGGACGGATGTGGTGATGCTGGAACGGTCGGTGCTGACCGCAGGGTCGTCCTGGCACGCGGCGGGGGGCATTCACGCGCTGAACGCGGACCCGAATATCGCCGCTCTGCAGGCCTACACCATCGACCTTCTGAGTGAGATTGAAGCGGAGAGCGGTCAGAATATCGGGCTGCACATGACAGGCGGGCTGACCATGGCGGGCACGCCGGAGCGTTGGGAATGGCTGCAATCGGCCTATCGCACCTTCCAATCCATCGGGATCGAGGATTGCCGCCTGGTCTCGCCCAAGGAAGCGCAGGACCTGTGCCCGATCATGTCAACGGACGGCCTGCTGGGCGGCATGTGGGCGGATCGCGAAGGGTATGTCGACACGACAGGCACGGTGCATGCCTATGCGATCGCGGCCAGAAAACGCGGAGCGGAATATTACGAGCACACCAAGGTCGAGGAGTTGATCCAGACCGATGAGGGCTGGCAGGTGGTCACCGACAAGGGGACGATCACGTGTGAGCATGTGGTGAATGCCGCCGGCCTCTGGGCCAAGCAGGTGGGGCGGATGGCGGGTGTGGAATTGCCGGTATCGCCGCTGAAACACCACTACCTGATCTCCGACACGATCCCTCAGCTTGAAGAGCTGGATTTCGAGGTGCCGATGACCGTGGACCTCGAAGGGTTCACCTATCTGCGGCAGGACCAGAAAGGCGTGCTGCTGGGTATCTACGAGATTGATCACGAGCATTGGGCCATGGACGGCGCACCGTGGGATTACGGGATGGAGCTCTTTCAGGAGCAGACCGACCGGATCGAAAAGGAGCTGATCCTGGGCTTTGAACGCTACCCCGCATTGCAGGAGGTGGGCGTGAAGACCTGGGTCAACGGCGCCTTTACCTTCTCGCCCGACGGTAATCCTCTGGTCGGTCCGGTACCGGGCAAGCGCGGCTATTGGACGGCGTGTGCGGTTATGGCGGGCTTTCTGCAGGGCGGCGGCGTTGGCAAGAGCCTCGCCGAATGGATGATCCATGGCGAGCCCGAGGCGGATGTCTACGGCATGGATGTCGCGCGCTATGGCCGCTTTGCCGAAAACAGGCGGTATATCCGCGAGACGACGGGGCAATTCTATTCACGCCGTTTCGTGATGACCTATCCCAACGAACAGCTTCCCGCGGGCCGCCCGCTCAAGATGGCCCCGGCTCATGACGCAATGACCGAAGCGGGTTGCAAATGGGGCGTGAGCTGGGATCTTGAAGTGCCGCTTTATTTCGCGCCCAAGGGGTTTGAGGAAACGCCGACCCTGAAACGCTCCAACGCGTTTCCCATCGTGGCCGAGGAATGCAAGGCGATCCGCGAAGGCGTGGGGCTGCTCGATATCACCGGCTTCTCCCGTTACGAGGTGACGGGCCCTCGGGCGGAGGCGTGGCTCGACCGGATGATGGCGTCGAAGCTGCCGGAGCCGGGCCGCGCGCGGCTGGCGCCGATGCTGAGCGAGACGGGCAAGCTGAAAGGCGACCTGACGATGCTCAACTGGGGCGACGGGACCTGGTGGATCATGGGCAGCTACTATCTGCGGGAGTGGCATATGCGCTGGTTCGCCGATCACATGGAAGACGGCGTCAGCGTCCGTGATCTGGGCGAAGAGGTGTGCGGCTTTGGTCTGGCCGGACCCAAATCGCGCGCGGTGATCGAGAAGGTGGCCGAGGGTGATGTCGGCGCCCTGCCTTTCATGGGCTGCGGGCGGTTCGATATCGGGCTGGTCCGCGCGCATGTGGCACGCATGTCGGTGACCGGAGAGTTAGGGTTCGAGATCTCTTGCCGCATGGGCGATCACGTGGCCTTGCGCCGGATGCTGCTGGAGGCAGGCGCCGAGGAGGGCCTCCGCGAATGCGGGTTCAACGCGATGCTCTCGACCCGGCTGGAAAAGAGCTTTGGCATCTGGAACGCCGAGTTCACTCAAGGCTACACGCCCGGCATGACCGGAATGGACCGCTGGATTGCCTGGGATAAGCCGGGCTTTGTCGGTCGTGACGCGGCATTGGCCGAGAGGGATGGCAATGGCCCGACGCATCGGCTGGTGACGCTCGATGTCGCGGCCGAAGATGCAGATGCCAGCGGGTTCGAGCCGGTCTGGGCAGGCGATACCAAGGTGGGCTTCGTGACCTCCGGCGGGTACGGGCACCACCTGCAAAAATCGCTGGCCATGGCACTGGTCGAGCCGGACCACGCGGAGGAAGGCACCGAATTGTCGGTCCATGTCGTCGGGGTCGAACGCAAGGCGCGGGTTATCCCCGCCTCGCCTTATGATCCCACGGGCCAGGCGATGCGGGCATGAACGCGCGGGCTGGCGGGCGGAGACGGCGGGGCGCGCAGACGCCCCCGCCCCGGCGCGACATCAACTACCGGCAGCTGCGCAATCCGTTCCCCGCGCTGAAGGTCTGGTCCGAGGACGAGGTGGCCGGCATCCATGACGCCGCGCTCTCGGTACTGGAGGACCTTGGGCTCAAGGTTCTGCTACCGGAGGCCCGCGCGCTTTTTCAGGCTGGCGGCGCCCGGGTCGACGAGGCCAGCGAAATGGTCTGGATCGGACGAGAGATTGTCGAGGCGGCAGTTGCCTCCGCGCCCCGCTCCTTCCCGCTGCATGCGGGTCATCCATCCCGCGATCTGGTCATGGAGCCCGGCGCGCTGATCTTTCAGCCCGGCGCAGGCGCACCGCACGCGACCGACCTGCGGCGCGGGCGGCGTCCGGGGACGGAGCAGGATTTCCGCGACCTGATCCGCCTGACCCATCATTTCGACGTGCTGCACATGCTACCCCCGTTGGTTGAGCCGCAGGACGTGCCGATGCACCTGCGCCACTATGCCCTGACCGAGGCGCAACTGACCCTGTCGGACAAGTTCCCCTTCGTCTTTTCGCGCGGGACGCCGCAAGTGGAGCAGTGTTTCGAGATGATCCGGGATTTCCGAGGTCTCTCGGACGCCGAGTTCGAAAGCAGCGCGCGGTGCTACACGATCATCAACACCAACTCCCCCCGGCAGATCGATATTCCGATGGCGCAGGGGCTGATCGACTTTGCCCGTGCGGGCCAGCCGTCGATCGTTACCCCGTTCACCCTGATGGGGGCGATGGCCCCGATCACCGTGGGCGGGGCGATCACGCTCAGCCATGCTGAGGCTTTGGCGGCGATCACGCTCACCCAGCTGGCCCGCCCGGGCGCACCGGTGTGCTATGGCACCTTCACCTCGAACGTGGATATGAAGTCGGGCGCGCCCGCCTTCGGCACGCCGGAACAGATGAAGGCCAACGCGGCGGCAGGTCAACTTGCGCGCTATATCGACCTGCCCTGGCGGTCTGCGGCGGGAAGTGCCGCCAATCTAAGCGATGTACAGGCCGCGCAGGAGACACAGTTCAGCCTCTGGGGCGCACTGATGGCGGGGGCCACGGTGGTGATCCACGCCGCCGGGTGGCTGGAAGGCGGGCTGACGGTCTCATTTGAAAAGCTGGTCACGGATGTCGAAGTGCTGCAGATGGTGGCGGAGATGTGCGCCGCCCCGCCGGCCGATCCGGCGCTTGAGGCGCTTGCAGAGGTCCAGCCGGGCGGACATTTCTTCGGCGCGGCCCATACGATGGCACGCTATCAGACGGAGTTTTATGATCCACTTGCCGCGGATTGGTCCAATTTCGGCACCTGGACAGAACGCGGCGGGCTGGATGCGACCACACGGGCCACGGCGATCTGGACGCGTATCCTGGAGGAGGGTCAGCCGCCCGCTCATGACGGGGACCGGATCGCGGCGCTTCACGACTATATCCGGCGTGCGGGCGAGGCCGGCGGCGCGGCACCGGTGAGCTGATGAGCGATACGCCCGGCAATGTGAAGGTGACCCGCGCGGATTGGCTCAACGTGGCCAAGGACGCGCTGATCTCGGACGGGGTGGATCAGGTCAAGGTGCTGCTGTTGAGCGAGCGTCTGGACGTGTCGCGGTCGAGCTTTTACTGGTATTTCAAAAGCCGCAGCGATCTGCTCGATGCGCTCCTGGACGATTGGGAAAAGACCAACACCGCAGCGCTGACAAAACAGGCCGAGACCCCGGCGCCCAGCATCACCGCAGCCGTGTGCAACATTTTCCGGTGCGTAATCGACACCGAGATGTTCAACACGCCGCTCGATTTCGCCATCCGCGACTGGGCGCGCAAATCAGGCAAGGTGCGCCGGGCGCTGGACCAGTCCGACGCCACCCGCATTGCGGCGATCACCGCGATGTTCGCGCGCTATGACTATCCCGCCGATGAGGCCCGCACCCGTGCGCTGGTGCTTTATTACATGCAGATGGGGTATAACGCGGCGGACCTGCAGGAACCGCTGGAGGACCGGCTGAAGCAGGTGCCTGACTATCTTTACGTTTTCACCGGTCAACGCGTCCAAGACGGCGAGCTGGAGGCCTTTAGCCGCTTTGCACGCGCGGTGGCAGACCGGAACTGACCCGTGCGGCCAAACCTGGGGAGCGACGGGCGGATTTGGTTGCCCGTCCTGGCAAAGGATCAGGTCGACCAGTGGGCCGGGCTGGCCCTGGTTCGGAACAGGGTCATGTGATGGAAAACGTCGGAATGGGTGAGATGTCATCCGCCCCTTGCAGGGGCCTGCCCGGATATCGCAGGCGCGTGCAGGGGTTGAAGCGACGGGACCGGAGGGGCCAGACCCTCCGGACCTCCCCGGGATATTTTTAACCCAAAGAAGGAGGGGCGATGCCGGGAGGCGAGGCAGGTCATTCAAAAAAACAGGTGAGCTTGAGAAATCCGCGTGAGAAAAGCCGGAGACACGCGAGTATTTGCAATCGGTCAATTGATGCGGAAACAGGTATGCAGTCAATTTAGGGAAACGACGGCAGTGTCTTAGGCAATGTTCCGACGGCAAGTGCCTTGAGCCGACAAACAGTCCGGGGGGCACCCAGGGCATTCTTCGTTGCAACCGTCACGCAGCTGTCACACGATAAGCGCAAAGAGGCGCAAAAACAGCGGACAGTGACCTATGCGCGACATTGCATTCTCAAATCCCGGGCAGTTTTACCGGGGCAATCTTCACACCCATTCCACCCTGTCGGACGGTGTTCTGGAACCCGCGGAGGTTTGCCGCCGCTATGCCGCCGAGGGCTATGATTTCATCGCGCTGACCGACCATTTCGTCGGTATGTATGACTATCCGATTGCAGACACGGTGCCCTATCGCACCGAGGGCTTCACCACCATTCTGGGCGCGGAACTGCATTCGGGCGCCATGGAAAACGGAGAGCTGTGGCACATTCTGGCCGTGGGCC encodes:
- a CDS encoding FAD-dependent oxidoreductase, whose translation is MKSQYRVVVIGGGVVGASVLYHLAKFGWTDVVMLERSVLTAGSSWHAAGGIHALNADPNIAALQAYTIDLLSEIEAESGQNIGLHMTGGLTMAGTPERWEWLQSAYRTFQSIGIEDCRLVSPKEAQDLCPIMSTDGLLGGMWADREGYVDTTGTVHAYAIAARKRGAEYYEHTKVEELIQTDEGWQVVTDKGTITCEHVVNAAGLWAKQVGRMAGVELPVSPLKHHYLISDTIPQLEELDFEVPMTVDLEGFTYLRQDQKGVLLGIYEIDHEHWAMDGAPWDYGMELFQEQTDRIEKELILGFERYPALQEVGVKTWVNGAFTFSPDGNPLVGPVPGKRGYWTACAVMAGFLQGGGVGKSLAEWMIHGEPEADVYGMDVARYGRFAENRRYIRETTGQFYSRRFVMTYPNEQLPAGRPLKMAPAHDAMTEAGCKWGVSWDLEVPLYFAPKGFEETPTLKRSNAFPIVAEECKAIREGVGLLDITGFSRYEVTGPRAEAWLDRMMASKLPEPGRARLAPMLSETGKLKGDLTMLNWGDGTWWIMGSYYLREWHMRWFADHMEDGVSVRDLGEEVCGFGLAGPKSRAVIEKVAEGDVGALPFMGCGRFDIGLVRAHVARMSVTGELGFEISCRMGDHVALRRMLLEAGAEEGLRECGFNAMLSTRLEKSFGIWNAEFTQGYTPGMTGMDRWIAWDKPGFVGRDAALAERDGNGPTHRLVTLDVAAEDADASGFEPVWAGDTKVGFVTSGGYGHHLQKSLAMALVEPDHAEEGTELSVHVVGVERKARVIPASPYDPTGQAMRA
- a CDS encoding SDR family NAD(P)-dependent oxidoreductase gives rise to the protein MSVAGAHTVISGGGSGVGAALAEAYAEAGAKVTILGRRAEPLNEVAEKTGALAVPCDVTDAEAVDAALEAACKKNGPVSIAIANAGAASSAPFGKMTRDDLTAMLDVNLVGVFNLWRGALSDVKAQTGRMIAVASTAGLKGYSYVSGYCAAKHGVIGLTRALAVELAGTGVTVNAICPGFVDTPLLDASIDKITAATGRSRDAAVAELIAGNPQGRLIDPAEVAATALWLCSDAARSVNGHALSLSGGEI
- a CDS encoding TetR/AcrR family transcriptional regulator, producing MSDTPGNVKVTRADWLNVAKDALISDGVDQVKVLLLSERLDVSRSSFYWYFKSRSDLLDALLDDWEKTNTAALTKQAETPAPSITAAVCNIFRCVIDTEMFNTPLDFAIRDWARKSGKVRRALDQSDATRIAAITAMFARYDYPADEARTRALVLYYMQMGYNAADLQEPLEDRLKQVPDYLYVFTGQRVQDGELEAFSRFARAVADRN
- a CDS encoding trimethylamine methyltransferase family protein, which produces MNARAGGRRRRGAQTPPPRRDINYRQLRNPFPALKVWSEDEVAGIHDAALSVLEDLGLKVLLPEARALFQAGGARVDEASEMVWIGREIVEAAVASAPRSFPLHAGHPSRDLVMEPGALIFQPGAGAPHATDLRRGRRPGTEQDFRDLIRLTHHFDVLHMLPPLVEPQDVPMHLRHYALTEAQLTLSDKFPFVFSRGTPQVEQCFEMIRDFRGLSDAEFESSARCYTIINTNSPRQIDIPMAQGLIDFARAGQPSIVTPFTLMGAMAPITVGGAITLSHAEALAAITLTQLARPGAPVCYGTFTSNVDMKSGAPAFGTPEQMKANAAAGQLARYIDLPWRSAAGSAANLSDVQAAQETQFSLWGALMAGATVVIHAAGWLEGGLTVSFEKLVTDVEVLQMVAEMCAAPPADPALEALAEVQPGGHFFGAAHTMARYQTEFYDPLAADWSNFGTWTERGGLDATTRATAIWTRILEEGQPPAHDGDRIAALHDYIRRAGEAGGAAPVS
- a CDS encoding bifunctional salicylyl-CoA 5-hydroxylase/oxidoreductase; its protein translation is MKVLCLGGGPAGLYFAISLKLRQPDADITVLERNRPDDTFGWGVVLSDETLGNLAANDPVSAEEIRAHFAYWDDIALHHKGQRLVSSGHGFCGIGRKRLLLILQARARELGVNLRFETEIESASRYKDDYDVVVACDGLNSKTRMEFADSFQPNVDVRKCHFVWLGTHQKFDDAFTFIFEKTDKGWIWVHAYQFDDDTATFIVECGPETFEAFGFDKMTQQESIAVCEDIFKDYLGGHALMTNANHIRGSAWIQFPRVLCEKWSHDNVVLLGDAAATAHFSIGSGTKLAMESAATLAELLTEEQSIEAAFARYEDERRLEVLRLQSAARNSLEWFEDVERYLDLDPVQLNYSLLTRSQRISHENLRERDGHWLGSAEKWFQDQAGARQNAPIRAPMFAPFRLREMHLANRVVVSPMAQYKAVEGCPTDWHLIHYGERAKGGAGLVYTEMTCVSDTGRITHGCPGLYAPEHEAAWRRLTDFVHAETEAKICCQIGHSGRKGSTQLGWERMDAPLPDGNWETLSASAIPWSEENPVPREITRADMDAIRDEFVAAAKMADRAGFDMIELHAAHGYLISSFISPLSNIRTDDYGGSLENRMRYPLEVFKAMRAAWPEGKPMSVRISANDWVGDDGITPEDAVQIAAMFSAAGADILDISAGQTSTEAKPVYGRMFQTPFSDRIRNEADVATMAVGNIYEPDHVNSILLAGRADLVCVGRPHLADPYWTFHAATEIGDRHADWPLPYLAGRDQAWRLADRAAEGEMKV